In Pectobacterium aroidearum, the following are encoded in one genomic region:
- the ptsG gene encoding PTS glucose transporter subunit IIBC, translating into MFKNAFANLQKVGKSLMLPVSVLPIAGILLGVGSANFSWLPGIVSSVMAQAGDSVFANMPLIFAIGVALGFTNNDGVSALAAVVAYGIMVKTMAAIAPLVLNLPAAEITAKHLADTGVLGGIIAGAIAAYMFNRFYRIQLPEYLGFFAGKRFVPIISGLTAIVTGAVLSFIWPPVGSAIQTFSHWAANENPMLAFGIYGVVERSLVPFGLHHIWNVPFQMQVGEFTNAAGQVFHGDIPRYIAGDPTAGKLSGGFLFKMYGLPAAAIAIWHSAKPENRAKVGGIMISAALTSFLTGITEPIEFSFMFVAPILYVIHAILAGLAFPICILLGMRDGTSFSHGLIDFVVLSGNGSNLWLFPIVGLCYALIYYTIFRVLIAKLNLKTPGREDSSSEQASQDSTEMAAALVSAFGGKENITNLDACITRLRVSVGDVAKVDQAGLKKLGAAGVVVAGSGVQAIFGTKSDNLKTDMDDYIRNH; encoded by the coding sequence ATGTTCAAGAATGCATTCGCAAACCTGCAAAAAGTAGGTAAGTCGCTAATGCTGCCCGTATCCGTACTCCCTATCGCAGGTATTCTGCTGGGTGTCGGTTCGGCCAATTTTAGCTGGTTGCCTGGAATTGTCTCCAGCGTCATGGCGCAGGCCGGTGACTCGGTGTTTGCCAACATGCCGCTGATTTTTGCTATTGGTGTTGCCCTGGGCTTCACCAATAACGACGGTGTTTCCGCACTGGCGGCGGTGGTAGCTTATGGCATCATGGTAAAAACCATGGCTGCGATTGCACCGCTGGTTCTTAATCTACCGGCTGCCGAGATTACTGCGAAGCACCTGGCGGATACCGGTGTTCTGGGCGGGATCATTGCCGGTGCGATTGCCGCGTATATGTTTAATCGCTTCTACCGCATTCAACTGCCTGAGTATCTGGGTTTCTTTGCCGGTAAACGTTTTGTGCCGATTATTTCCGGCCTGACGGCGATCGTTACTGGTGCGGTGTTGTCTTTCATATGGCCACCGGTCGGTAGCGCTATCCAAACGTTTTCACATTGGGCTGCGAATGAGAACCCGATGTTGGCATTCGGTATCTATGGGGTCGTTGAACGTTCTCTGGTGCCGTTTGGTCTGCACCATATCTGGAACGTACCTTTCCAAATGCAGGTTGGTGAATTCACCAATGCCGCGGGACAGGTTTTCCACGGTGATATCCCACGTTACATCGCTGGTGACCCGACTGCGGGTAAATTGTCTGGTGGTTTCCTGTTTAAAATGTACGGTTTGCCGGCTGCAGCTATCGCTATCTGGCACTCTGCTAAGCCAGAAAACCGCGCGAAAGTGGGCGGTATCATGATCTCTGCGGCGCTGACCTCGTTCCTGACGGGTATCACTGAGCCAATTGAGTTCTCATTCATGTTTGTTGCGCCAATCCTGTATGTGATCCATGCGATTCTGGCGGGTCTGGCGTTCCCAATCTGTATCCTGCTGGGTATGCGTGATGGGACTAGCTTCTCTCACGGTCTGATCGACTTCGTGGTACTGAGCGGTAACGGTAGCAACCTGTGGCTGTTCCCGATTGTGGGTCTGTGCTATGCGCTGATTTACTACACCATCTTCCGCGTTCTGATTGCGAAACTGAACCTGAAAACGCCAGGCCGTGAAGATAGCTCTTCTGAGCAAGCGTCACAGGACAGCACTGAAATGGCTGCCGCACTGGTTAGCGCGTTTGGTGGTAAAGAAAACATCACTAACCTGGATGCGTGCATCACCCGTCTGCGCGTTAGCGTAGGCGATGTGGCTAAAGTTGATCAGGCTGGCCTGAAAAAACTGGGCGCAGCAGGTGTGGTTGTGGCAGGTTCCGGTGTTCAGGCCATTTTCGGTACCAAATCCGATAACCTGAAAACCGATATGGACGACTACATCCGTAACCACTGA
- a CDS encoding helix-turn-helix transcriptional regulator has protein sequence MRTLERTRHDLAAFLRARRERVSPADVGLPSGGRRRTPGLRREEVAALAGVGLTWYTWLEQGRDIGVSAAFLDSLARVLKLDAAERRHLFLLAHERPPAEPGKTWCVVPPLVRRLMHDLAPHPAYILNLRWDVLTFNEPANQLFSFDAHPSERRNLLWLLFTNPLLHERFIGWEQQAPQMLSSFRRDFARATQEADIHELMDELERVSPDFKTWWRQHEVHAPCSGVRQLMIDGKAEVFEHTSLTIDEDRHLRLVVYARQSQEEE, from the coding sequence ATGCGAACATTGGAAAGAACTCGCCATGATCTGGCTGCATTTTTGCGCGCGCGCCGTGAACGGGTGTCACCCGCCGACGTGGGCTTGCCTAGCGGAGGAAGACGGCGCACGCCGGGGTTAAGACGCGAAGAAGTGGCGGCATTGGCTGGCGTTGGCCTGACGTGGTACACCTGGCTCGAACAGGGACGCGATATCGGTGTGTCGGCAGCATTTCTGGACAGCCTGGCACGGGTGCTAAAACTCGATGCCGCTGAACGTCGCCATCTGTTCCTGCTGGCGCATGAGCGACCACCGGCCGAACCGGGTAAGACGTGGTGCGTCGTGCCACCGCTGGTACGGCGTCTAATGCACGATCTGGCTCCGCATCCGGCCTATATCCTCAACCTGCGCTGGGATGTGTTGACCTTCAATGAACCGGCAAATCAGCTTTTCAGCTTCGATGCCCATCCTTCCGAAAGACGTAATCTGCTCTGGCTCTTGTTCACCAACCCGTTACTGCATGAGCGATTCATCGGCTGGGAGCAACAGGCTCCGCAGATGCTGTCGAGTTTTCGCCGCGATTTCGCACGTGCGACGCAGGAAGCAGACATTCATGAACTGATGGACGAGCTGGAGCGGGTATCGCCAGATTTCAAAACGTGGTGGCGGCAGCATGAGGTACACGCCCCATGTAGCGGCGTGCGGCAACTGATGATCGACGGCAAGGCTGAAGTTTTCGAACATACTTCGCTAACCATCGATGAGGATCGCCATCTACGTCTGGTGGTTTACGCCCGTCAGTCTCAGGAAGAGGAATAA